One window of the Manihot esculenta cultivar AM560-2 chromosome 14, M.esculenta_v8, whole genome shotgun sequence genome contains the following:
- the LOC110631045 gene encoding protein NRT1/ PTR FAMILY 6.2 isoform X2 encodes MDGKISWTVADAVDYNGLPADRSKTGGWVPAALVLGIEVCERLSTMGIAVNLVTYLTGTLHLASATSANIVTDFMGTSFLLCLLGGFLADSFLGRYKTIAIFAAIQALGTGMLALVTKLSQLRPPPCLTNHSCVQANGFQMGILYIALYIIALGTGGLKSSVSGFGTDQFDEKDEREKAQMAYFFHRFFFFISLGTLLAVTVLVYLQDEVGRSWAYGICSVAMFVAILIFFCGTKRYRYKKSVGSPIVHIFQVIVAAIKKRNMNLPYNISSLYENTPEASRIQHTDQFHFLDKAAIIAEGDFENTGAAPNPWKLCSVTRVEEAKMMVRILPIWATTIIFWTTYAQMITFSVEQASTMERSIGSFQIPAGSLTVFFVAAILITLAIYDRLIMPLWKKWKGKPGFSNIQRIGIGLVLSTFGMAAAALAERKRLSVAKAVGGNTSTLPLTVFLLIPQFFLVGAGEAFIYTGQLDFFITQSPKGMKTMSTGLFLTTLSLGFFVSSFLVMVVKRVTGTDGGQGWLADNINYGRLDCFYGLLAILGVVNFVVFLVCALWYKPSNGNTKSGLQMENIGNGSLAEEKC; translated from the exons ATG GATGGCAAGATCAGTTGGACCGTTGCTGATGCTGTAGACTACAATGGTCTTCCTGCAGACAGATCTAAAACTGGAGGATGGGTCCCTGCTGCACTTGTTCTAG gtaTCGAAGTATGCGAGAGGCTTTCAACAATGGGAATAGCAGTTAACCTGGTGACATATTTGACTGGGACATTGCATCTGGCTAGTGCAACTTCAGCCAATATAGTGACAGACTTTATGGGCACTTCTTTCCTTTTGTGTTTGCTTGGAGGATTTCTTGCTGATTCTTTCCTAGGCAGATACAAAACTATTGCAATATTTGCTGCCATACAAGCACTG GGCACTGGAATGCTAGCTTTGGTGACTAAGCTGTCACAGCTACGGCCACCTCCTTGTCTCACCAACCATTCATGTGTACAAGCAAATGGATTCCAAATGGGAATTTTATACATCGCTTTATATATAATTGCACTAGGAACTGGAGGTCTAAAATCAAGTGTTTCAGGATTTGGAACTGATCAGTTCGATGAGAAAGACGAAAGGGAGAAAGCCCAGATGGCTTATTTCTTCCACaggttcttcttcttcattagcTTAGGAACACTGTTGGCTGTAACAGTGCTTGTTTATCTACAAGATGAAGTTGGTCGCAGCTGGGCTTACGGGATTTGTTCTGTGGCTATGTTTGTAGCCATCTTGATATTCTTTTGTGGGACTAAAAGATACAGGTACAAGAAGAGCGTGGGGAGTCCCATAGTTCACATTTTCCAGGTTATTGTAGCTGCTATAAAGAAGAGGAATATGAACCTCCCTTACAATATCAGCTCATTGTATGAGAACACCCCAGAGGCCTCAAGAATCCAGCATACTGATCAGTTCCA CTTCTTGGATAAGGCAGCCATAATTGCAGAAGGAGATTTCGAAAATACCGGTGCTGCTCCAAATCCATGGAAGCTATGCTCAGTGACAAGAGTGGAGGAAGCGAAAATGATGGTGAGAATATTGCCAATCTGGGCCACAACCATCATTTTCTGGACCACATATGCACAGATGATAACATTCTCAGTTGAACAAGCATCCACCATGGAAAGATCAATCGGAAGTTTCCAAATTCCAGCTGGGTCTCTCACAGTCTTCTTTGTGGCTGCTATTTTAATTACACTAGCAATCTATGATCGTTTGATCATGCCTCTCTGGAAGAAATGGAAAGGAAAACCAG GTTTCAGCAATATCCAGAGAATAGGCATCGGCCTGGTTCTGTCAACTTTTGGGATGGCAGCAGCAGCACTAGCCGAGAGAAAACGTTTATCAGTAGCCAAAGCTGTCGGGGGCAACACTTCAACCCTGCCTCTGACCGTATTCTTGCTGATACCACAATTTTTCTTAGTGGGTGCAGGTGAAGCTTTCATATACACTGGACAGCTCGATTTCTTCATAACCCAATCTCCCAAAGGAATGAAAACTATGAGCACCGGCCTCTTCCTGACAACTCTGTCACTGGGTTTCTTCGTCAGTAGCTTCCTGGTCATGGTCGTGAAGAGGGTGACTGGAACCGACGGTGGCCAGGGATGGTTAGCTGATAACATAAACTACGGCAGGCTTGATTGTTTCTACGGCCTTCTCGCCATTCTTGGAGTTGTGAATTTTGTGGTGTTTCTTGTTTGTGCTTTGTGGTACAAGCCCAGCAATGGCAACACTAAGTCTGGTTTGCAGATGGAGAATATTGGCAATGGGTCCTTAGCTGAGGAAAAATGCTAG
- the LOC110631045 gene encoding protein NRT1/ PTR FAMILY 6.2 isoform X1: MHIQDGKISWTVADAVDYNGLPADRSKTGGWVPAALVLGIEVCERLSTMGIAVNLVTYLTGTLHLASATSANIVTDFMGTSFLLCLLGGFLADSFLGRYKTIAIFAAIQALGTGMLALVTKLSQLRPPPCLTNHSCVQANGFQMGILYIALYIIALGTGGLKSSVSGFGTDQFDEKDEREKAQMAYFFHRFFFFISLGTLLAVTVLVYLQDEVGRSWAYGICSVAMFVAILIFFCGTKRYRYKKSVGSPIVHIFQVIVAAIKKRNMNLPYNISSLYENTPEASRIQHTDQFHFLDKAAIIAEGDFENTGAAPNPWKLCSVTRVEEAKMMVRILPIWATTIIFWTTYAQMITFSVEQASTMERSIGSFQIPAGSLTVFFVAAILITLAIYDRLIMPLWKKWKGKPGFSNIQRIGIGLVLSTFGMAAAALAERKRLSVAKAVGGNTSTLPLTVFLLIPQFFLVGAGEAFIYTGQLDFFITQSPKGMKTMSTGLFLTTLSLGFFVSSFLVMVVKRVTGTDGGQGWLADNINYGRLDCFYGLLAILGVVNFVVFLVCALWYKPSNGNTKSGLQMENIGNGSLAEEKC, from the exons ATGCATATTCAGGATGGCAAGATCAGTTGGACCGTTGCTGATGCTGTAGACTACAATGGTCTTCCTGCAGACAGATCTAAAACTGGAGGATGGGTCCCTGCTGCACTTGTTCTAG gtaTCGAAGTATGCGAGAGGCTTTCAACAATGGGAATAGCAGTTAACCTGGTGACATATTTGACTGGGACATTGCATCTGGCTAGTGCAACTTCAGCCAATATAGTGACAGACTTTATGGGCACTTCTTTCCTTTTGTGTTTGCTTGGAGGATTTCTTGCTGATTCTTTCCTAGGCAGATACAAAACTATTGCAATATTTGCTGCCATACAAGCACTG GGCACTGGAATGCTAGCTTTGGTGACTAAGCTGTCACAGCTACGGCCACCTCCTTGTCTCACCAACCATTCATGTGTACAAGCAAATGGATTCCAAATGGGAATTTTATACATCGCTTTATATATAATTGCACTAGGAACTGGAGGTCTAAAATCAAGTGTTTCAGGATTTGGAACTGATCAGTTCGATGAGAAAGACGAAAGGGAGAAAGCCCAGATGGCTTATTTCTTCCACaggttcttcttcttcattagcTTAGGAACACTGTTGGCTGTAACAGTGCTTGTTTATCTACAAGATGAAGTTGGTCGCAGCTGGGCTTACGGGATTTGTTCTGTGGCTATGTTTGTAGCCATCTTGATATTCTTTTGTGGGACTAAAAGATACAGGTACAAGAAGAGCGTGGGGAGTCCCATAGTTCACATTTTCCAGGTTATTGTAGCTGCTATAAAGAAGAGGAATATGAACCTCCCTTACAATATCAGCTCATTGTATGAGAACACCCCAGAGGCCTCAAGAATCCAGCATACTGATCAGTTCCA CTTCTTGGATAAGGCAGCCATAATTGCAGAAGGAGATTTCGAAAATACCGGTGCTGCTCCAAATCCATGGAAGCTATGCTCAGTGACAAGAGTGGAGGAAGCGAAAATGATGGTGAGAATATTGCCAATCTGGGCCACAACCATCATTTTCTGGACCACATATGCACAGATGATAACATTCTCAGTTGAACAAGCATCCACCATGGAAAGATCAATCGGAAGTTTCCAAATTCCAGCTGGGTCTCTCACAGTCTTCTTTGTGGCTGCTATTTTAATTACACTAGCAATCTATGATCGTTTGATCATGCCTCTCTGGAAGAAATGGAAAGGAAAACCAG GTTTCAGCAATATCCAGAGAATAGGCATCGGCCTGGTTCTGTCAACTTTTGGGATGGCAGCAGCAGCACTAGCCGAGAGAAAACGTTTATCAGTAGCCAAAGCTGTCGGGGGCAACACTTCAACCCTGCCTCTGACCGTATTCTTGCTGATACCACAATTTTTCTTAGTGGGTGCAGGTGAAGCTTTCATATACACTGGACAGCTCGATTTCTTCATAACCCAATCTCCCAAAGGAATGAAAACTATGAGCACCGGCCTCTTCCTGACAACTCTGTCACTGGGTTTCTTCGTCAGTAGCTTCCTGGTCATGGTCGTGAAGAGGGTGACTGGAACCGACGGTGGCCAGGGATGGTTAGCTGATAACATAAACTACGGCAGGCTTGATTGTTTCTACGGCCTTCTCGCCATTCTTGGAGTTGTGAATTTTGTGGTGTTTCTTGTTTGTGCTTTGTGGTACAAGCCCAGCAATGGCAACACTAAGTCTGGTTTGCAGATGGAGAATATTGGCAATGGGTCCTTAGCTGAGGAAAAATGCTAG
- the LOC110631045 gene encoding protein NRT1/ PTR FAMILY 6.2 isoform X3, with protein MGIAVNLVTYLTGTLHLASATSANIVTDFMGTSFLLCLLGGFLADSFLGRYKTIAIFAAIQALGTGMLALVTKLSQLRPPPCLTNHSCVQANGFQMGILYIALYIIALGTGGLKSSVSGFGTDQFDEKDEREKAQMAYFFHRFFFFISLGTLLAVTVLVYLQDEVGRSWAYGICSVAMFVAILIFFCGTKRYRYKKSVGSPIVHIFQVIVAAIKKRNMNLPYNISSLYENTPEASRIQHTDQFHFLDKAAIIAEGDFENTGAAPNPWKLCSVTRVEEAKMMVRILPIWATTIIFWTTYAQMITFSVEQASTMERSIGSFQIPAGSLTVFFVAAILITLAIYDRLIMPLWKKWKGKPGFSNIQRIGIGLVLSTFGMAAAALAERKRLSVAKAVGGNTSTLPLTVFLLIPQFFLVGAGEAFIYTGQLDFFITQSPKGMKTMSTGLFLTTLSLGFFVSSFLVMVVKRVTGTDGGQGWLADNINYGRLDCFYGLLAILGVVNFVVFLVCALWYKPSNGNTKSGLQMENIGNGSLAEEKC; from the exons ATGGGAATAGCAGTTAACCTGGTGACATATTTGACTGGGACATTGCATCTGGCTAGTGCAACTTCAGCCAATATAGTGACAGACTTTATGGGCACTTCTTTCCTTTTGTGTTTGCTTGGAGGATTTCTTGCTGATTCTTTCCTAGGCAGATACAAAACTATTGCAATATTTGCTGCCATACAAGCACTG GGCACTGGAATGCTAGCTTTGGTGACTAAGCTGTCACAGCTACGGCCACCTCCTTGTCTCACCAACCATTCATGTGTACAAGCAAATGGATTCCAAATGGGAATTTTATACATCGCTTTATATATAATTGCACTAGGAACTGGAGGTCTAAAATCAAGTGTTTCAGGATTTGGAACTGATCAGTTCGATGAGAAAGACGAAAGGGAGAAAGCCCAGATGGCTTATTTCTTCCACaggttcttcttcttcattagcTTAGGAACACTGTTGGCTGTAACAGTGCTTGTTTATCTACAAGATGAAGTTGGTCGCAGCTGGGCTTACGGGATTTGTTCTGTGGCTATGTTTGTAGCCATCTTGATATTCTTTTGTGGGACTAAAAGATACAGGTACAAGAAGAGCGTGGGGAGTCCCATAGTTCACATTTTCCAGGTTATTGTAGCTGCTATAAAGAAGAGGAATATGAACCTCCCTTACAATATCAGCTCATTGTATGAGAACACCCCAGAGGCCTCAAGAATCCAGCATACTGATCAGTTCCA CTTCTTGGATAAGGCAGCCATAATTGCAGAAGGAGATTTCGAAAATACCGGTGCTGCTCCAAATCCATGGAAGCTATGCTCAGTGACAAGAGTGGAGGAAGCGAAAATGATGGTGAGAATATTGCCAATCTGGGCCACAACCATCATTTTCTGGACCACATATGCACAGATGATAACATTCTCAGTTGAACAAGCATCCACCATGGAAAGATCAATCGGAAGTTTCCAAATTCCAGCTGGGTCTCTCACAGTCTTCTTTGTGGCTGCTATTTTAATTACACTAGCAATCTATGATCGTTTGATCATGCCTCTCTGGAAGAAATGGAAAGGAAAACCAG GTTTCAGCAATATCCAGAGAATAGGCATCGGCCTGGTTCTGTCAACTTTTGGGATGGCAGCAGCAGCACTAGCCGAGAGAAAACGTTTATCAGTAGCCAAAGCTGTCGGGGGCAACACTTCAACCCTGCCTCTGACCGTATTCTTGCTGATACCACAATTTTTCTTAGTGGGTGCAGGTGAAGCTTTCATATACACTGGACAGCTCGATTTCTTCATAACCCAATCTCCCAAAGGAATGAAAACTATGAGCACCGGCCTCTTCCTGACAACTCTGTCACTGGGTTTCTTCGTCAGTAGCTTCCTGGTCATGGTCGTGAAGAGGGTGACTGGAACCGACGGTGGCCAGGGATGGTTAGCTGATAACATAAACTACGGCAGGCTTGATTGTTTCTACGGCCTTCTCGCCATTCTTGGAGTTGTGAATTTTGTGGTGTTTCTTGTTTGTGCTTTGTGGTACAAGCCCAGCAATGGCAACACTAAGTCTGGTTTGCAGATGGAGAATATTGGCAATGGGTCCTTAGCTGAGGAAAAATGCTAG